The following proteins are co-located in the Castanea sativa cultivar Marrone di Chiusa Pesio chromosome 8, ASM4071231v1 genome:
- the LOC142606391 gene encoding uncharacterized protein LOC142606391, protein MENLAEHWQRMSLSAREGEELGLDDELSTKNFTMAAKFLTKRALNVEVVTRTFSPLWRSVRGFEVWRINDHVFLFTFEKKEEVERIMSNPPWSFDKHLVILQWYDKDVPLRALEFDKTSIWVQIHDVPIRFINKTMVTKLCEVVGTVCGNIDEEEMDRGSFLQMKVAIDVKIPLCRGQRISLSHDEQS, encoded by the coding sequence ATGGAAAACTTGGCAGAACATTGGCAAAGAATGTCATTGAGTGCTAGGGAGGGGGAAGAGCTGGGTTTGGATGATGAACTCTCAACCAAAAACTTTACCATGGCAGCGAAGTTTCTTACTAAGAGGGCCTTAAATGTCGAGGTGGTAACAAGAACCTTCAGCCCTCTTTGGAGGTCAGTGAGGGGTTTCGAGGTTTGGAGAATCAATGACCATGTTTTCCTGTTTAcctttgaaaagaaagaagaggtgGAGAGGATCATGAGTAATCCCCCTTGGAgctttgataaacaccttgtcatCTTACAATGGTATGACAAGGATGTTCCTCTCCGGGCACTTGAGTTCGACAAAACCTCGATATGGGTTCAGATTCATGATGTTCCGATAagatttataaataaaacaatggTGACAAAACTTTGCGAAGTAGTGGGTACGGTCTGCGGAAATATTGATGAGGAAGAGATGGATAGGGGAAGCTTTCTACAGATGAAGGTTGCCATTGACGTTAAAATACCATTGTGCAGGGGGCAGCGAATCTCACTATCCCACGATGAGCAAAGTTAG
- the LOC142606671 gene encoding uncharacterized protein LOC142606671 has product MTEVTEQPFRPREKLIEKQKYYQNIRKHTYLKGPYDRITSVAIPAALAATALFLIGRGVYNMANGIGKKE; this is encoded by the exons ATGACAGAAGTCACAGAACAACCATTTCGACCACGGGAGAAGCTTATTGAGAAgcaaaaatattatcaaaacatCCGCAAACACACATACCTCAAAGGACCATATGATAGGATAACCTCAGTTGCCATTCCAGCTGCTTTGGCTGCCACTGCACTTTTTCTTATT GGACGAGGGGTCTATAATATGGCTAATGGCATTGGAAAGAAAGAATGA